Proteins from one Microtus pennsylvanicus isolate mMicPen1 chromosome 7, mMicPen1.hap1, whole genome shotgun sequence genomic window:
- the Casp6 gene encoding caspase-6 isoform X1 — MTETDGFYRSREVFDPAEQYKMDHKRRGIALIFNHERFFWHLTLPDRRGTSADRDNLTRRFSELGFEVKCFNDLKAQELLLKIHEVSTSSHVDADCFLCVFLSHGEGNHIYAYDAKIEIQTLTGLFKGDKCQSLVGKPKIFIIQACRGNQHDVPVVPLDVVDHRTGMQENTTQVDAASVYTLPAGADFLMCYSVAEGYYSHRETVNGSWYIQDLCEMLERYGSSLEFTELLTLVNRKVSQRRVDFCKDPGAIGKKQVPCFASMLTKKLHFCPKPSK, encoded by the exons ATGACAGAGACAGATGGCTTCTACAGAAG CAGGGAAGTGTTTGACCCAGCAGAACAGTACAAGATGGACCACAAGAGGAGAGGGATCGCCCTCATCTTCAATCACGAGAGGTTCTTCTGGCATTTGACCCTCCCGGACAGGCGGGGCACCAGTGCGGACAGGGACAACCTGACACGAAG GTTTTCCGAGCTAGGATTTGAAGTGAAATGCTTTAACGACCTCAAAGCACAAGAACTCCTGCTCAAAATTCACGAGG TGTCCACCTCAAGTCATGTAGATGCCGAttgcttcctgtgtgtcttcCTGAGCCACGGTGAAGGCAACCACATTTATGCCTATGATGCCAAAATTGAAATTCAGACATTGACTGGCTTGTTCAAAGGAGACAAGTGTCAGAGCCTGGTTGGAAAACCCAAGATATTTATCATTCAG GCCTGTCGGGGCAACCAGCACGACGTACCGGTGGTTCCTCTGGATGTGGTGGACCATCGGACAGGCATGCAGGAAAACACAACCCAGGTGGACGCAGCCTCCGTGTACACGCTGCCCGCGGGGGCAGACTTCCTCATGTGTTACTCCGTCGCAGAAG GGTATTACTCTCACCGAGAGACGGTGAACGGCTCCTGGTACATCCAGGATCTGTGTGAGATGCTGGAGAGGTACGGCAGTTCCTTGGAGTTCACGGAGCTGCTCACGCTGGTGAACAGAAAGGTCTCTCAGCGCCGCGTGGACTTCTGCAAAGACCCGGGTGCCATTGGCAAGAAGCAGGTCCCCTGCTTTGCCTCGATGCTGACCAAAAAGCTGCATTTCTGTCCCAAGCCTAGTAAGTAG
- the Casp6 gene encoding caspase-6 isoform X2 — protein sequence MTETDGFYRREVFDPAEQYKMDHKRRGIALIFNHERFFWHLTLPDRRGTSADRDNLTRRFSELGFEVKCFNDLKAQELLLKIHEVSTSSHVDADCFLCVFLSHGEGNHIYAYDAKIEIQTLTGLFKGDKCQSLVGKPKIFIIQACRGNQHDVPVVPLDVVDHRTGMQENTTQVDAASVYTLPAGADFLMCYSVAEGYYSHRETVNGSWYIQDLCEMLERYGSSLEFTELLTLVNRKVSQRRVDFCKDPGAIGKKQVPCFASMLTKKLHFCPKPSK from the exons ATGACAGAGACAGATGGCTTCTACAGAAG GGAAGTGTTTGACCCAGCAGAACAGTACAAGATGGACCACAAGAGGAGAGGGATCGCCCTCATCTTCAATCACGAGAGGTTCTTCTGGCATTTGACCCTCCCGGACAGGCGGGGCACCAGTGCGGACAGGGACAACCTGACACGAAG GTTTTCCGAGCTAGGATTTGAAGTGAAATGCTTTAACGACCTCAAAGCACAAGAACTCCTGCTCAAAATTCACGAGG TGTCCACCTCAAGTCATGTAGATGCCGAttgcttcctgtgtgtcttcCTGAGCCACGGTGAAGGCAACCACATTTATGCCTATGATGCCAAAATTGAAATTCAGACATTGACTGGCTTGTTCAAAGGAGACAAGTGTCAGAGCCTGGTTGGAAAACCCAAGATATTTATCATTCAG GCCTGTCGGGGCAACCAGCACGACGTACCGGTGGTTCCTCTGGATGTGGTGGACCATCGGACAGGCATGCAGGAAAACACAACCCAGGTGGACGCAGCCTCCGTGTACACGCTGCCCGCGGGGGCAGACTTCCTCATGTGTTACTCCGTCGCAGAAG GGTATTACTCTCACCGAGAGACGGTGAACGGCTCCTGGTACATCCAGGATCTGTGTGAGATGCTGGAGAGGTACGGCAGTTCCTTGGAGTTCACGGAGCTGCTCACGCTGGTGAACAGAAAGGTCTCTCAGCGCCGCGTGGACTTCTGCAAAGACCCGGGTGCCATTGGCAAGAAGCAGGTCCCCTGCTTTGCCTCGATGCTGACCAAAAAGCTGCATTTCTGTCCCAAGCCTAGTAAGTAG